In Pseudomonas fluorescens, a genomic segment contains:
- a CDS encoding IS3 family transposase (programmed frameshift), with protein sequence MSKYTTQFKLSAITAFLERGRGFRRVAAQFQMDPTLLRRWVEAYRLHGEASLSSTGQRYSALFKFSVLRCMWDDSLSLRRAAALFNLGDSTQVGRWQQQYYSGGIEALESGKRGLSTAMPKPPAKPRKTAAPLTSPEPEHKTLLDELQYLRMENAYLKKLGELGGGDEAGERTEEKARLVSELKQHFPLRDLLKLVSLARSTYYYQLKAMGVADRLSSIKASIQTIQNEHKGRFGYRRMTLELRKERSLINGKTVRRLMGELGLKCTVRPKKYRSYKGPMGEVSPNTLARQFEAEQPNQKWVTDVTEFKVAGKKLYLSPVLDLYNGEIVAYQTAIRPQYALVGEMLEKAIEGLPEGGKPMLHSDQGWHYRYPKYRERLEKAGLEQSMSRKGNCHDNATMESFFGTLKSEFYYRESFESVEQLQAGLDEYIHYYNHKRIKVKLGGLSPVAYRTRSAVA encoded by the exons ATGAGCAAGTACACCACGCAGTTCAAGCTATCTGCCATCACCGCTTTCCTTGAGCGAGGCCGAGGGTTTCGCCGGGTCGCCGCTCAATTTCAAATGGACCCCACCTTGCTTCGTCGTTGGGTCGAGGCTTATCGATTACACGGTGAGGCCAGCTTGAGCAGTACCGGCCAGCGTTACAGTGCCTTGTTCAAGTTCTCTGTTCTACGGTGCATGTGGGATGACTCCCTTTCCTTGCGCCGCGCAGCGGCGCTTTTCAACTTGGGGGATTCCACTCAGGTGGGCAGATGGCAACAGCAGTATTACAGTGGCGGTATTGAAGCCCTGGAGTCAGGGAAAAGAGGACTGAGCACCGCTATGCCTAAACCACCTGCTAAACCACGCAAAACCGCTGCCCCACTCACCAGCCCTGAGCCTGAGCACAAGACGTTACTTGATGAGCTCCAATACCTACGGATGGAGAACGCTTATCTAAAAAAGCTTGGGGAGTTAGGC GGCGGTGATGAGGCGGGAGAAAGAACAGAAGAAAAAGCCCGATTAGTCAGTGAGCTTAAGCAACACTTTCCCTTGCGTGACTTGCTCAAGCTAGTGAGCCTTGCGCGAAGTACGTACTACTACCAACTCAAGGCGATGGGCGTTGCGGACCGACTTTCCTCGATCAAAGCTTCTATCCAGACCATCCAAAACGAGCATAAGGGCCGCTTTGGTTACCGTCGGATGACGCTAGAACTACGTAAAGAAAGATCGCTGATCAACGGTAAAACGGTACGACGACTGATGGGGGAGCTGGGTCTGAAATGCACGGTGCGGCCTAAGAAATACAGGTCGTATAAAGGGCCGATGGGCGAAGTGTCGCCCAACACCTTGGCTCGTCAGTTCGAGGCTGAGCAACCGAATCAGAAATGGGTGACGGATGTCACCGAGTTCAAAGTGGCCGGCAAAAAGCTGTACTTGTCCCCAGTTTTGGACTTGTACAACGGAGAAATCGTGGCCTATCAGACGGCAATACGTCCCCAATATGCCTTGGTGGGCGAGATGCTGGAAAAAGCTATTGAAGGCTTACCTGAGGGCGGCAAGCCAATGCTGCATTCAGATCAAGGCTGGCACTATCGATATCCAAAGTACCGGGAGAGGCTAGAAAAAGCAGGGCTGGAGCAAAGCATGTCACGCAAAGGAAACTGCCATGACAACGCCACAATGGAGAGTTTCTTCGGCACGCTGAAGTCAGAGTTCTACTATCGGGAAAGCTTTGAAAGCGTGGAGCAGTTGCAAGCGGGGCTGGATGAGTACATCCATTACTACAACCATAAGCGAATCAAAGTGAAGCTTGGCGGACTGAGCCCTGTAGCGTACAGGACCCGGTCCGCTGTAGCCTAA
- the ycaC gene encoding isochorismate family cysteine hydrolase YcaC, with translation MTYKRLNKDDAVVLLVDHQTGLISLVQDFSPNEFKNNVLALADVAKFFNLPTILTTSFEGGPNGPLVPELKELFPDAPYIARPGQINAWDNEDFVKAVKATGRKQIIIAGVVTDVCVAFPTLCALEEGFEVFVVTDASGTFNETVQQAAWARMTAAGAQLVNWFAVACELQVDWRNDMEGLANLLSPRIPNYRNLMNSYSAFTAK, from the coding sequence ATGACTTACAAACGCCTGAATAAAGATGATGCCGTGGTGCTGTTGGTGGATCACCAGACCGGCCTGATCTCCCTGGTGCAGGATTTCTCCCCCAATGAGTTCAAGAACAACGTACTGGCCCTGGCCGACGTGGCGAAGTTCTTCAACCTGCCGACCATCCTCACCACCAGTTTTGAAGGCGGTCCTAACGGCCCACTGGTACCCGAGCTGAAGGAACTGTTCCCGGACGCGCCGTATATCGCCCGTCCTGGCCAGATCAACGCCTGGGACAACGAAGATTTCGTCAAGGCCGTCAAGGCCACCGGCCGCAAGCAGATCATCATTGCCGGGGTGGTAACGGATGTGTGCGTAGCGTTCCCGACCCTGTGCGCCCTGGAAGAAGGCTTCGAGGTATTCGTGGTCACCGACGCCTCCGGCACCTTCAACGAAACCGTGCAACAAGCCGCCTGGGCGCGTATGACCGCCGCCGGTGCGCAACTGGTGAACTGGTTCGCCGTGGCCTGCGAGCTGCAAGTGGACTGGCGTAACGACATGGAAGGCCTGGCCAACCTGCTGTCGCCGCGCATCCCGAACTACCGCAACCTGATGAACAGCTACTCGGCGTTCACTGCCAAGTAA
- a CDS encoding amidohydrolase has protein sequence MNADLILFNGQFHTVDRENPRATAVAIREGRFVAVGTDGEAMALRGSGTQVIDLKGRTVIPGLNDSHLHLIRGGLNYNLELRWEGVPSLADALRMLKEQADRTPTPQWVRVVGGWNEFQFAEKRMPTLEELNQAAPDTPVFVLHLYDRALLNRAALRVAGYTKDTPNPPGGEIVRDSQGNPTGMLVARPNAMILYSTLAKGPKLPLEYQVNSTRQFMRELNRLGLTSAIDAGGGFQNYPDDYAVIEQLAKDEQLTVRIAYNLFTQKPKEELSDFKNWTGSVTLHQGDDYLRHNGAGEMLVFSAADFEDFLEPRPDLPLTMEQELEPVVRHLVEQRWPFRLHATYDESISRMLDVFEKVNRDIPFNGLPWFFDHAETITPKNIERVRALGGGIAIQDRMAFQGEYFVERYGAKAAEATPPIKRMLAEGVPVGAGTDATRVSSYNPWTSLYWMVSGRTVGGLELHAEGLPRLTALELFTHGSAWFSSEQGKKGQIKVGQLADVAALSADFFSVDEEAIKWIESVLTVVGGKVVYGAGDFEGFAPPRVPVLPDWSPVVKVPGHWRPSSPLQAQVHQCSGPCGVHSHSHEKARLSSVPVSDFQGFWGAFGCSCFAF, from the coding sequence ATGAACGCCGATCTGATTCTGTTCAATGGCCAGTTCCACACCGTGGACCGTGAAAACCCGCGCGCAACCGCCGTCGCCATTCGCGAGGGGCGCTTCGTCGCCGTCGGCACTGACGGTGAGGCCATGGCCCTGCGCGGCAGCGGTACCCAGGTCATCGACCTCAAGGGGCGTACCGTGATCCCCGGCCTTAACGACTCGCACCTGCACCTGATCCGGGGCGGGCTGAACTATAACCTCGAACTGCGCTGGGAAGGCGTGCCATCCCTGGCCGATGCCCTGCGCATGCTCAAGGAGCAGGCCGACCGCACCCCCACGCCACAATGGGTGCGCGTGGTCGGTGGCTGGAACGAATTCCAGTTCGCCGAAAAGCGCATGCCGACCCTGGAAGAGCTCAACCAGGCCGCGCCGGACACCCCGGTGTTCGTGCTGCACCTGTATGACCGCGCCTTGCTCAACCGCGCCGCCCTGCGCGTGGCCGGCTACACCAAGGACACGCCGAACCCGCCGGGTGGCGAGATTGTGCGTGACAGCCAAGGCAACCCCACCGGCATGCTGGTGGCGCGGCCCAACGCGATGATTCTGTATTCGACCCTGGCCAAGGGCCCGAAACTGCCCCTGGAATACCAGGTCAACTCGACCCGCCAGTTCATGCGTGAACTCAATCGCCTGGGCCTCACCAGTGCGATCGACGCCGGTGGCGGTTTCCAGAACTACCCCGATGACTACGCGGTGATCGAGCAACTGGCCAAGGATGAACAGCTGACGGTGCGCATCGCCTACAACCTGTTCACCCAGAAGCCCAAGGAAGAGCTCAGCGATTTCAAGAACTGGACCGGCAGCGTCACCCTGCACCAGGGCGACGACTACCTGCGCCACAACGGCGCTGGCGAGATGCTGGTGTTCTCCGCGGCGGATTTCGAAGACTTCCTCGAACCGCGCCCGGACCTGCCGCTGACCATGGAGCAGGAGTTGGAACCGGTGGTGCGTCACTTGGTGGAGCAGCGCTGGCCGTTCCGCCTGCACGCCACCTATGACGAATCGATCTCGCGCATGCTCGACGTGTTCGAGAAGGTCAACCGCGATATTCCGTTCAATGGCCTGCCATGGTTCTTCGACCATGCCGAAACCATCACCCCGAAAAACATCGAGCGCGTACGCGCCCTGGGTGGCGGCATTGCGATCCAGGACCGCATGGCGTTCCAGGGTGAGTACTTTGTCGAGCGCTACGGTGCCAAGGCCGCCGAAGCCACGCCGCCGATCAAACGCATGCTGGCCGAAGGCGTGCCGGTGGGCGCGGGCACCGATGCCACGCGGGTGTCGAGCTACAACCCGTGGACCTCGCTGTACTGGATGGTCAGCGGGCGTACCGTCGGCGGCCTGGAGCTGCATGCCGAAGGCTTGCCACGCCTGACCGCGCTGGAGCTGTTCACCCACGGCAGCGCCTGGTTCTCGTCCGAGCAGGGCAAGAAGGGCCAGATCAAGGTCGGCCAGTTGGCGGACGTCGCCGCGCTGTCGGCGGATTTTTTCAGCGTCGATGAAGAAGCCATCAAATGGATCGAATCGGTGCTCACCGTGGTCGGCGGCAAGGTGGTGTACGGCGCCGGCGACTTCGAAGGTTTCGCGCCACCGCGCGTACCGGTGCTGCCGGACTGGTCGCCGGTGGTCAAGGTGCCAGGGCACTGGCGTCCGTCTTCGCCGTTGCAAGCTCAGGTCCACCAGTGCAGCGGCCCCTGTGGCGTGCATTCCCATAGCCACGAAAAGGCGCGCCTTTCCAGCGTGCCGGTCAGCGACTTCCAGGGTTTCTGGGGGGCGTTTGGCTGTTCTTGCTTTGCCTTTTAA
- a CDS encoding antibiotic biosynthesis monooxygenase: protein MDPTPKTSPDEVVTLVVKHRIKPGLEADYEAWLRRIVRIAGERPGHLGVDVVRSKQGGLALFTCVLRYGTTAALEQWLDSPQRKQLIAEAAPMLADGDQTEIGAANEFWFTPLADSAAKPPRWKQAVVSLCVILPQTLLLPFIWGPILRLHPFLSNYVVSTFLVTLTIVLLVVYLLMPAATRLFAPWLEASVKETL, encoded by the coding sequence ATGGACCCGACACCCAAGACCAGCCCTGACGAAGTCGTCACCCTGGTCGTCAAACACCGCATCAAGCCAGGCCTTGAAGCCGACTACGAAGCCTGGCTGCGGCGCATCGTGCGCATCGCCGGCGAGCGCCCCGGCCACCTCGGTGTAGACGTGGTGCGCAGCAAGCAGGGCGGCCTGGCGCTGTTCACCTGCGTACTGCGCTATGGCACCACCGCTGCGCTGGAGCAGTGGCTCGACTCCCCCCAACGCAAACAGCTGATCGCTGAAGCTGCGCCGATGCTGGCCGACGGCGACCAGACTGAAATCGGCGCGGCCAACGAGTTCTGGTTCACGCCCCTGGCCGACAGCGCCGCCAAGCCGCCGCGCTGGAAGCAGGCGGTGGTCAGCCTGTGTGTGATTTTGCCGCAGACCTTGCTGTTGCCGTTTATCTGGGGGCCGATCCTGCGTCTGCACCCGTTCCTGTCCAACTACGTGGTCTCCACCTTCCTGGTCACCCTGACCATCGTCCTGTTGGTGGTCTACCTGCTGATGCCGGCGGCTACCCGCCTGTTCGCTCCCTGGCTTGAAGCCTCTGTAAAGGAAACCCTATGA
- the urtE gene encoding urea ABC transporter ATP-binding subunit UrtE, with translation MFKIDQLSCGYGQSQILHDLDLHVVKREIVAVMGRNGMGKTTLFKSLMGILPQWQGQVSVDGHEVSALETHERVAQGIAYVPQGRMIFPSMSVLENIQTGLPASARGKVPEDLYALFPVLYDMQSRKGGNLSGGQQQQLAIARALATNPKVLLLDEPTEGIQPSIIKDIARTLKEIRNLRDLTIVVSEQVLSFTLEIADRFLVIEKGRFVIEETRDRVDEATISRYLSV, from the coding sequence ATGTTCAAGATCGACCAGTTGTCCTGCGGCTACGGGCAGAGCCAGATCCTCCACGACCTGGACCTGCACGTGGTCAAGCGCGAGATCGTCGCGGTGATGGGCCGCAACGGCATGGGCAAGACCACCCTGTTCAAGAGCCTGATGGGCATCCTGCCGCAGTGGCAGGGCCAGGTCAGTGTGGACGGCCATGAGGTGTCGGCGCTGGAAACCCATGAGCGGGTAGCGCAGGGCATTGCCTATGTGCCCCAGGGCCGCATGATTTTCCCCAGCATGAGCGTGCTGGAAAACATCCAGACCGGCCTGCCGGCCTCGGCCCGAGGCAAGGTGCCGGAGGACTTGTATGCGCTGTTCCCGGTGCTCTACGACATGCAGTCGCGCAAGGGCGGCAACCTGTCGGGCGGGCAGCAACAGCAGTTGGCGATCGCGCGGGCCTTGGCGACCAACCCCAAGGTGTTGCTGCTGGATGAACCGACCGAGGGCATCCAGCCGTCGATCATCAAGGACATTGCACGCACGCTGAAGGAAATCCGCAACCTGCGCGACCTGACCATCGTGGTGTCGGAGCAGGTGCTGTCCTTCACCCTGGAGATCGCCGACCGTTTCCTGGTGATCGAGAAGGGCCGCTTTGTGATCGAAGAGACCCGTGATCGAGTGGACGAGGCGACCATCAGTCGCTACCTGTCGGTGTGA
- the urtD gene encoding urea ABC transporter ATP-binding protein UrtD, translating into MTAVGFEMNKPVLAIEGLTVSFDGFKAVDNLNLYIDRNEVRVVIGPNGAGKTTVLDLICGKTRATSGSIQFDGQELTKMREYNIVRAGVGRKFQNPSIYENLTVFENLEMSYPAGRKVWGALFFKRNAQVIARVQEVAREIFLGDLLQQQADLLSHGQKQWLEIGMLLMQDPELLMLDEPVAGMSVNERAQTAELLNRISQGRSVLVIEHDMEFVKSIAHKVTVLHQGKVLAEGSMESVQSNPKVIEVYLGH; encoded by the coding sequence ATGACCGCCGTTGGCTTTGAAATGAACAAACCGGTGCTGGCCATCGAGGGCCTGACGGTGTCCTTCGACGGCTTCAAGGCGGTCGACAATCTCAACCTGTATATCGACCGCAACGAAGTGCGCGTGGTGATCGGCCCCAATGGCGCGGGCAAGACCACGGTACTGGACCTGATCTGCGGCAAGACCCGCGCCACCAGTGGCAGCATCCAGTTCGATGGGCAGGAACTGACCAAGATGCGCGAGTACAACATCGTGCGCGCAGGCGTGGGGCGCAAGTTCCAGAACCCGTCGATCTACGAAAACCTCACCGTCTTCGAAAACCTCGAGATGTCCTACCCGGCCGGGCGCAAGGTGTGGGGCGCGCTGTTCTTCAAGCGCAACGCCCAGGTGATCGCACGGGTGCAAGAGGTAGCGCGGGAGATCTTCCTCGGCGACCTGTTGCAACAACAGGCCGACCTGCTGTCCCACGGGCAAAAGCAGTGGTTGGAGATCGGCATGCTGCTGATGCAAGACCCCGAGCTGCTGATGCTCGATGAACCGGTGGCGGGCATGAGCGTCAACGAGCGCGCGCAGACCGCCGAGCTGCTCAACCGCATCAGCCAGGGCCGTTCGGTGCTGGTGATCGAGCACGACATGGAATTCGTCAAGAGCATTGCCCACAAGGTCACGGTGCTGCACCAGGGCAAGGTCCTGGCCGAGGGCAGCATGGAGTCGGTGCAAAGCAATCCGAAAGTCATCGAAGTGTATCTGGGCCACTGA
- the urtC gene encoding urea ABC transporter permease subunit UrtC, whose protein sequence is MKALDKLLGGQQNLIGIVLLALLILVVFPLTLDAFRLNMVGKYLTYAFVAVGLVLCWGYGGILSLGQGVFFGVGGYCMAMFLKLEASDPESTKIQSTPGIPDFMDWNQITELPWLWQPFHSFSFTLVAVIAVPVLLAFIIGMALFKRRVGDVYFSIVTQAIALILTVLIVGQQGLTGGVNGITDLKTLLGWDLRTDSAKMLLYFINAGLLFGCIFIGRFILASKLGRLLMAMRDKEERVRFSGYDVASFKIFVFCVAAAFSAIGGAMFALQVGFMSPSFVGIVPSIEMVIFAAVGGRMSLLGAVYGALLVNYGKTYFSESFPELWLYLMGGLFIAVVMYFPNGLAGLWDSHGRQALAKLLRRPPPMKAVAPKARPKAESKILETQP, encoded by the coding sequence ATGAAGGCTTTAGACAAGCTGCTGGGCGGCCAGCAAAACCTGATCGGCATCGTGCTGTTGGCGCTGTTGATCCTGGTGGTGTTTCCCCTGACCCTGGATGCATTCCGGCTGAACATGGTCGGCAAGTACCTGACCTACGCGTTCGTCGCGGTGGGGCTGGTGCTGTGCTGGGGCTATGGCGGCATTCTCAGCCTGGGGCAGGGCGTGTTCTTTGGCGTTGGCGGCTATTGCATGGCGATGTTCCTCAAGCTGGAGGCCTCGGACCCGGAGAGCACCAAGATTCAATCCACCCCCGGCATTCCGGACTTTATGGACTGGAACCAGATCACCGAATTGCCCTGGCTGTGGCAGCCGTTCCACAGCTTCAGTTTCACCCTGGTGGCGGTGATCGCGGTGCCGGTGCTGCTGGCCTTTATCATCGGCATGGCGCTGTTCAAGCGGCGCGTGGGCGATGTGTACTTTTCCATCGTCACCCAGGCGATTGCGCTGATCCTCACGGTGCTGATCGTCGGCCAGCAAGGCCTGACCGGTGGCGTCAACGGCATCACCGACCTCAAGACCCTGCTCGGCTGGGACCTGCGCACCGACAGCGCAAAAATGCTGCTGTACTTCATCAACGCCGGCTTGCTGTTCGGTTGCATCTTCATTGGCCGCTTTATCCTCGCCTCCAAGCTGGGCCGGCTGTTGATGGCGATGCGCGACAAGGAAGAGCGCGTGCGTTTCTCCGGGTATGACGTGGCCAGCTTCAAGATTTTCGTGTTCTGTGTGGCGGCGGCGTTCTCGGCCATCGGCGGGGCGATGTTTGCCTTGCAGGTAGGCTTTATGTCGCCGTCGTTCGTCGGCATCGTGCCGTCGATCGAGATGGTGATCTTCGCGGCGGTGGGCGGGCGCATGTCGCTGCTCGGCGCGGTGTATGGCGCGCTGCTGGTGAACTACGGCAAGACCTATTTCTCCGAGTCCTTCCCCGAGTTGTGGCTGTACCTGATGGGCGGGTTGTTTATCGCCGTGGTCATGTACTTCCCCAATGGCCTGGCCGGGTTGTGGGACAGCCACGGGCGCCAGGCGCTGGCCAAGCTGCTGCGCCGCCCACCGCCGATGAAAGCCGTGGCCCCCAAGGCCAGACCCAAGGCTGAAAGCAAGATCCTGGAGACCCAACCATGA
- the urtB gene encoding urea ABC transporter permease subunit UrtB, which translates to MEWLSEFGAIAAMQGFNGLSVFCVLLLMALGLAIIFGQMGVINMAHGEFLTIGAYTTYVCSSLTAHFAPSFQPYYFFFAIALSFLVAGAVGWLVEWAMISRLYKRPLDTLLATWGLSLVMQQTFRSVFGAREVSAEPPAWLMGSVNFTDAIEIPRNGLFMMGLTLLLTGAIFLMLYRSRWGLQVRATVQNRLMSRAVGINTRKVDRMTFALGCGVAGVAGAAFTTIGSTGPTAGSQYIVDTFLVVVFGGAQSLFGTIASAFVIAQTQSLSEFFLSGSMAKVLTLSSVILILMLRPQGLFSIKVRK; encoded by the coding sequence ATGGAATGGCTATCGGAATTTGGAGCCATCGCGGCGATGCAGGGGTTCAACGGCTTGTCCGTGTTCTGCGTGCTGCTGTTGATGGCATTGGGGCTGGCGATCATTTTCGGGCAGATGGGCGTGATCAACATGGCCCATGGTGAATTCCTGACGATCGGTGCCTACACCACCTACGTGTGTTCCAGCCTTACCGCGCACTTTGCGCCGAGTTTCCAGCCCTATTACTTCTTCTTCGCCATCGCCCTGTCGTTCCTCGTTGCCGGCGCCGTTGGCTGGCTGGTGGAATGGGCGATGATCAGCCGCTTGTACAAGCGCCCGCTGGACACCTTGCTGGCGACCTGGGGCCTGTCCCTGGTGATGCAGCAAACCTTCCGCTCGGTGTTCGGCGCCCGTGAGGTCAGCGCTGAACCACCGGCCTGGTTGATGGGCTCGGTGAACTTCACCGACGCCATCGAGATCCCGCGCAACGGCCTGTTCATGATGGGCCTGACCCTGCTGCTGACCGGTGCGATCTTCCTGATGCTGTACCGCTCGCGCTGGGGCCTGCAGGTGCGCGCCACGGTGCAGAACCGCTTGATGAGCCGCGCGGTGGGGATCAACACACGCAAGGTCGACCGCATGACTTTCGCCCTCGGCTGTGGCGTGGCCGGGGTGGCCGGTGCGGCGTTCACCACCATCGGCTCCACTGGCCCCACGGCGGGCTCGCAGTACATCGTCGACACCTTCCTGGTGGTGGTGTTCGGCGGCGCGCAAAGCCTGTTCGGCACGATTGCCTCGGCGTTCGTGATCGCCCAGACCCAATCGCTGTCGGAGTTTTTCCTGAGTGGCTCGATGGCCAAGGTACTGACCTTGTCGTCGGTGATTCTGATCCTGATGCTGCGCCCGCAAGGGTTGTTCTCCATCAAAGTGCGCAAGTAG